In one Neobacillus sp. WH10 genomic region, the following are encoded:
- a CDS encoding zinc ribbon domain-containing protein has product MAIYKNCQSCGMPLAKDELGGGTEKDGTKSTMYCSHCYMNGEFTLPNITVEEMKERVKQKVVEFGMPKFIAGLFTRNIPKLERWKR; this is encoded by the coding sequence ATGGCAATCTATAAAAACTGTCAAAGCTGTGGTATGCCTTTAGCAAAAGATGAACTTGGCGGGGGGACAGAAAAGGACGGGACAAAAAGCACGATGTATTGCAGCCACTGCTATATGAATGGAGAATTCACTCTGCCAAATATTACAGTGGAGGAAATGAAAGAACGAGTAAAGCAAAAGGTTGTTGAATTTGGAATGCCGAAGTTTATCGCCGGCTTGTTTACAAGAAATATTCCTAAGCTGGAAAGATGGAAAAGATGA
- a CDS encoding dynamin family protein translates to MTLEKQLKQKTYYKMYINEHENMHPIRVLGEVFQEEAKQDVPDLSSIRFAQGEVYFHHKDYETAIFKWENIVDELEAWAKKNTADAYYELGMLSTAEDIYTAIKTDNSTLNAEVALQLFSLYIERGKVDAAVSTIKKTIVTNPDYPNVTEIARTFFEEQQDWDNAIELAVTEAKRTDSLEWFDILNTYIKNGVTKSHAPSYFSQALILLFGLDKDKFEQLVSSLWDSYRNEESYFAWLSEINHLLLNLDINQDENWTELSRLHKETYFGLIEGKYFIKVLQDFIPDLLTNWLRLANQANVVLSSAAVLSWNELFPASISLSIVSDAEKLISMTETDMNELDECLTLFDSIMNWAQAHDMGENYRIKWLVDQLVDFDTQHIFITGLSGTGKSTFVNTILGEDLQDSPTSSVVKFTHAEDCEVTEINDREIISLPDFSDFQERMDRRRNALESMIEFKLPNVFLQENKVAFIDNPGLKGAQHYDRYEVLKNLHVADSVLFVLDANTPFTEKEQAALSQIQELGPDIPVHFLLSKMDTIVGEQEALRIFDETRSLIHSCLPDARVFAFSSQYDNGQQQKELTAFIHSIKNTRNIEDKRLAKLLYFIRTTIASLLQKRIDVENQLIESVRWNEEMLMKLNGAVNQLKDTEVQKTNTITKSYGAIKETIKEDITESIPKMLKECSSLIKEDSNFSKIHLELNDEMNRRIQDYLEQTVMPKFYRSLQDWIEYCKGEFQQSQEFLNEMGEGFNQMYGEERIKLECDFKVLDDWRRDTDRMTSRFQLENVNILLRRTPSQFLLKSAGKLFGALSQNKALLFNKYKAFVENEDYSEATSTVCKQFFQPFELFEKSLERDITLFFKSPLTTLNRSAEEARSGIQTNQEMLNKMNTNPEIFRDPLTLFEVRLRQFEWMTVAGKGMQTIY, encoded by the coding sequence ATGACGTTAGAGAAGCAATTAAAACAAAAGACGTACTATAAAATGTACATAAATGAGCATGAAAATATGCATCCGATTCGCGTTCTTGGTGAGGTGTTTCAGGAAGAGGCAAAGCAGGATGTACCTGATTTATCGTCTATTCGCTTTGCGCAGGGGGAAGTATATTTTCATCATAAAGATTATGAAACCGCCATTTTTAAATGGGAAAACATCGTAGATGAACTCGAGGCATGGGCAAAGAAAAATACTGCAGATGCCTACTACGAGCTTGGGATGCTATCAACGGCTGAGGATATTTATACGGCGATTAAAACTGATAATTCCACATTAAATGCGGAGGTGGCGTTACAGTTATTTTCGCTGTACATTGAGCGCGGGAAGGTAGATGCAGCCGTTTCGACGATAAAAAAGACAATCGTCACTAACCCTGATTATCCGAATGTCACTGAAATTGCCCGTACCTTTTTTGAAGAACAGCAAGATTGGGATAATGCCATTGAACTGGCAGTAACCGAAGCAAAGCGTACAGATTCGCTGGAATGGTTTGACATTCTAAACACTTATATTAAAAACGGTGTTACGAAAAGTCATGCACCGAGTTATTTTTCCCAGGCCTTAATCCTTCTGTTTGGTCTGGATAAAGATAAATTTGAACAGCTGGTTTCATCACTGTGGGATAGCTACAGGAACGAAGAATCTTATTTTGCATGGTTAAGTGAAATCAACCATCTTTTATTAAACCTTGATATCAATCAAGACGAAAACTGGACGGAGCTTTCAAGGCTTCATAAGGAAACGTATTTTGGTTTAATTGAAGGAAAATACTTCATTAAAGTGCTTCAGGATTTTATTCCCGACTTGTTAACAAATTGGCTCCGGTTGGCGAATCAAGCAAATGTAGTTTTATCATCAGCTGCTGTTCTCTCATGGAATGAGCTATTTCCTGCAAGTATTAGTTTATCGATCGTCAGTGATGCGGAAAAACTGATTAGCATGACAGAAACAGATATGAATGAACTTGACGAGTGCCTTACACTTTTTGATTCCATCATGAATTGGGCACAGGCACATGATATGGGGGAGAATTATCGAATCAAATGGCTTGTGGACCAATTAGTTGATTTTGATACACAACATATTTTTATTACCGGGTTAAGCGGAACGGGAAAATCAACTTTTGTGAATACTATTTTAGGAGAAGATTTACAGGATAGCCCGACCTCGTCAGTGGTGAAGTTTACACATGCTGAGGATTGTGAAGTCACTGAAATAAATGATAGAGAGATTATTAGCTTACCTGATTTTTCTGATTTTCAAGAACGAATGGATCGCCGCCGCAATGCACTAGAATCAATGATTGAGTTCAAGCTGCCGAATGTATTTTTACAGGAAAATAAAGTTGCTTTCATCGATAACCCAGGTTTAAAGGGTGCCCAGCATTATGATCGCTATGAAGTGCTGAAAAACCTGCATGTTGCTGATTCTGTTCTATTTGTCCTTGATGCTAATACGCCGTTTACTGAAAAGGAACAGGCAGCTTTATCGCAAATTCAGGAGTTAGGACCAGATATTCCTGTTCATTTTCTGTTGAGTAAGATGGATACGATTGTCGGTGAGCAGGAAGCTCTTCGTATTTTTGATGAAACGAGGTCATTGATTCATTCATGTTTGCCTGATGCAAGAGTGTTTGCTTTTTCTTCGCAATACGATAACGGCCAGCAGCAGAAGGAATTAACAGCGTTTATTCATTCCATTAAGAATACGAGAAATATAGAGGATAAGCGTCTGGCGAAACTGCTTTACTTTATCCGTACCACGATTGCCAGCTTGCTGCAAAAACGAATTGATGTTGAAAATCAGTTGATTGAATCGGTGCGCTGGAATGAAGAAATGTTAATGAAATTAAATGGAGCGGTAAACCAACTGAAGGATACGGAAGTACAAAAAACCAATACCATCACGAAATCCTATGGTGCTATTAAGGAAACTATTAAAGAGGATATTACAGAAAGCATTCCGAAAATGCTTAAGGAGTGTTCATCCTTGATTAAGGAAGACAGCAATTTCAGTAAGATTCATTTAGAGCTTAATGATGAGATGAATCGAAGAATTCAAGATTACTTGGAACAAACGGTCATGCCGAAATTTTACCGCTCACTGCAGGATTGGATTGAATATTGTAAAGGGGAATTCCAGCAAAGCCAAGAATTTTTGAATGAGATGGGTGAAGGCTTTAATCAAATGTATGGGGAAGAGCGCATCAAGCTCGAATGTGATTTTAAGGTGCTTGATGATTGGCGACGGGATACCGACCGGATGACAAGCCGCTTTCAGCTTGAAAACGTCAATATTCTGCTTCGTCGTACACCATCACAATTTTTGTTGAAAAGCGCTGGGAAACTATTTGGAGCGCTATCGCAAAACAAGGCATTACTTTTTAATAAATACAAAGCCTTTGTGGAGAATGAAGATTATTCCGAGGCGACTTCAACAGTCTGTAAGCAATTTTTCCAACCGTTTGAGCTGTTTGAAAAATCACTGGAGCGGGATATCACCTTGTTTTTCAAGAGTCCATTAACTACGTTAAACCGTTCTGCTGAAGAAGCTCGATCAGGAATACAAACAAACCAAGAAATGCTTAATAAAATGAATACCAACCCTGAAATTTTCCGTGATCCATTGACACTGTTTGAAGTAAGACTGCGTCAATTCGAATGGATGACAGTGGCCGGAAAGGGAATGCAAACTATCTACTAA
- a CDS encoding class I SAM-dependent methyltransferase, with translation MTKQYKLFLSTIFNVVMQKKHSRVLDIGFGTGILTSKLYENGHHIDGLDFSPSMISIAHAKMPMANLIEWDISEGLPDIIKENKYDSIISTYELHHLTDEEKLLLIKNLLSLLSENGKILIGDISFQTHEQMETCRSNSINYWDAEEFYFFYEEINSHLQNYCKCEFHPISHCGGVFIISR, from the coding sequence ATGACAAAACAGTACAAATTATTCTTAAGTACTATATTTAATGTAGTCATGCAAAAAAAACATTCAAGAGTATTAGATATAGGATTTGGAACAGGCATATTAACATCTAAACTATATGAAAATGGTCATCACATAGATGGTTTAGACTTTTCTCCAAGTATGATTTCCATAGCACATGCTAAAATGCCAATGGCAAATTTAATAGAGTGGGATATCTCAGAAGGATTACCCGATATTATTAAAGAAAACAAATACGACTCTATCATTAGTACGTATGAATTACATCATTTAACTGATGAAGAGAAACTATTACTTATAAAGAATTTATTATCCTTACTTTCTGAGAATGGAAAAATACTAATAGGTGATATTTCTTTTCAAACACACGAGCAAATGGAAACTTGCAGAAGCAATAGTATTAATTATTGGGATGCAGAAGAATTTTATTTTTTTTATGAAGAGATTAATTCACACTTACAAAATTATTGTAAGTGTGAATTTCATCCAATATCTCACTGCGGTGGTGTATTTATTATTTCAAGGTAA
- a CDS encoding GNAT family N-acetyltransferase: MEGTIHYIGVVPEYRGRGFINELLLKATRILQDIGVWRIFSDTDVENTPMRAAFEKRI, from the coding sequence ATGGAAGGAACCATTCACTATATTGGTGTAGTACCTGAATATAGAGGAAGAGGATTTATTAACGAATTACTCCTCAAAGCAACGAGAATATTACAAGATATTGGTGTTTGGAGAATTTTTTCTGATACCGATGTTGAAAATACTCCTATGAGGGCTGCATTTGAAAAGAGGATATGA
- a CDS encoding VOC family protein, which produces MKSASPYVFVDNCLEVIEYYQSLFGGEIKNIQKSNDGKCLHAELYLGNSIIHFSDTFGKTLKGDNVRISLECESEDEIRRVYDSLSKSGKITAPLQDTFWGAIHANIVDKFGIGWLLNYQK; this is translated from the coding sequence ATGAAAAGTGCTAGTCCATATGTATTTGTTGATAACTGCCTGGAGGTAATAGAATATTACCAAAGTCTATTTGGCGGTGAAATCAAGAACATTCAAAAAAGTAATGATGGTAAGTGTTTACACGCCGAGCTTTATCTAGGAAACAGCATCATTCACTTTTCAGATACCTTCGGCAAGACCCTTAAAGGGGATAACGTACGAATCAGCTTGGAATGTGAAAGCGAAGATGAAATTAGAAGAGTGTATGACTCCCTAAGCAAATCTGGAAAAATTACTGCTCCGCTCCAGGATACATTTTGGGGAGCGATTCATGCAAATATAGTTGATAAGTTTGGCATTGGCTGGCTGCTCAATTATCAAAAATAA
- a CDS encoding SRPBCC family protein, producing the protein MNNLTKMKIFKPANEVFEAFVDPSKIGNFWFSSSSERWEQGKTITVRYDEYNAQLDIEVLAIEVNKKIVFRWGANGEGHIVSIALNEIDHSTTTIEVSEDGFNENDAELIPKLLDNKEGWVFMLTCLKGYLEFGVNRLRGGLVKD; encoded by the coding sequence ATGAACAACCTTACAAAAATGAAAATATTCAAACCTGCTAATGAAGTATTTGAAGCGTTCGTAGATCCTTCGAAAATCGGGAACTTTTGGTTCTCGTCAAGTTCTGAAAGATGGGAACAAGGTAAGACGATTACAGTGAGATATGATGAATACAATGCTCAACTTGATATAGAAGTATTGGCAATCGAGGTTAATAAGAAAATAGTGTTCCGGTGGGGAGCAAATGGAGAAGGGCATATTGTTTCGATTGCGCTGAATGAGATAGATCATTCAACTACAACTATTGAAGTTAGCGAAGATGGATTTAATGAAAATGATGCTGAATTAATACCGAAATTACTAGATAATAAGGAAGGCTGGGTTTTTATGTTAACCTGTTTAAAGGGTTATCTAGAATTTGGTGTGAATCGATTAAGAGGTGGATTAGTGAAGGATTGA
- a CDS encoding serine hydrolase domain-containing protein, which translates to MKIENISISDRMEHYNVTGLSVALIDESQINMTEGYGVLEAGTTNKVNSNSIFNACSISKFLTSILVMKFTEQGILDLDEDVNNRLISWKVPDNELTQKNKVTLRRLLSHQSGVTDPEGSFAELNSTQGFPTIVDLLEGRTPYCNVPIKVKYEPESDFQYSDAGFCIIQQIIEDRIGKPFNEVMNEHIFEPLEMKNSSFLQTIPKVRREDFSCGHFNGKIVNGKYPIYPYPAASGLWTTPYDLAILVIELMSSLKGESKIGLSSSKVREMITSQGSKEWTGLGVFLNGSEHEIEISSLGWGVGFQSMMVAYPYLEKGAVIMTNTDLGVHQLKGIIGEVFNSLTF; encoded by the coding sequence ATGAAGATAGAAAATATAAGCATTAGTGATCGTATGGAACATTATAATGTAACTGGTCTAAGCGTTGCATTAATTGATGAAAGTCAAATCAATATGACAGAAGGCTATGGTGTACTTGAAGCAGGAACCACTAATAAGGTAAACAGTAATTCTATTTTTAATGCATGTTCTATCAGCAAATTTCTAACATCAATACTAGTTATGAAATTTACTGAACAAGGGATTCTTGATTTAGATGAAGATGTAAATAATAGACTTATATCGTGGAAAGTTCCAGATAATGAATTAACTCAAAAAAATAAAGTAACATTACGGAGGTTACTTAGCCATCAATCTGGAGTTACGGACCCTGAAGGTAGTTTTGCTGAACTTAATTCCACTCAAGGCTTTCCAACAATAGTTGATTTATTAGAGGGAAGAACGCCTTATTGCAATGTACCTATTAAAGTAAAGTATGAACCGGAGAGCGACTTTCAATATTCAGATGCAGGTTTTTGTATCATACAACAAATAATAGAAGATAGAATTGGAAAGCCATTTAATGAAGTTATGAATGAACATATATTTGAACCATTAGAAATGAAAAATAGTTCATTTCTACAGACAATACCAAAAGTAAGAAGAGAAGATTTTTCTTGTGGTCATTTTAATGGAAAGATAGTAAATGGTAAATATCCGATTTATCCCTATCCAGCAGCTTCTGGACTATGGACAACACCTTATGATTTAGCCATTTTGGTAATTGAATTAATGAGTTCACTTAAAGGTGAAAGTAAGATTGGTCTTTCATCAAGTAAAGTAAGAGAAATGATTACCTCTCAAGGTAGTAAAGAGTGGACTGGACTAGGTGTTTTTCTAAATGGTTCAGAACATGAAATTGAAATTTCATCACTTGGTTGGGGTGTTGGCTTTCAAAGTATGATGGTGGCGTATCCTTATTTAGAAAAAGGAGCAGTCATAATGACTAATACAGATTTAGGTGTTCATCAATTGAAGGGGATAATTGGGGAAGTATTTAATTCCCTTACTTTTTAA
- a CDS encoding group-specific protein produces the protein MKFYVASGFNNIDQVRFVSEKFKDKGFIHTYDWTQNERALTFEELEEMGQKEKNAVIDTDFIVVLLPAGKGSHIELGIALGQGKKIYLYSPNEEVNNFAETSTFYHLPEVEKCFGTIDELIDVVTIKLKG, from the coding sequence ATGAAGTTTTATGTAGCATCGGGTTTTAATAATATTGATCAAGTCAGGTTTGTAAGTGAGAAGTTTAAAGACAAGGGATTTATTCATACATATGATTGGACTCAAAATGAAAGAGCCTTGACATTTGAAGAACTAGAAGAGATGGGTCAAAAGGAAAAGAATGCAGTAATTGATACAGATTTTATTGTTGTTTTGTTGCCAGCAGGCAAAGGAAGCCATATTGAGCTAGGTATTGCCCTTGGGCAAGGCAAAAAAATTTATCTTTATTCGCCAAATGAAGAGGTTAATAATTTTGCAGAAACGAGTACATTTTATCATTTGCCTGAGGTTGAAAAGTGCTTTGGAACTATTGATGAGCTAATCGATGTTGTGACAATAAAACTAAAGGGATAA
- a CDS encoding DUF2975 domain-containing protein, whose amino-acid sequence MKRGTTTSLKLAIFIIGIISLALCIFFLPGLSREAAKINPEYAHLRLPVLLGLYITVIPFFLALYQAFKLLGYIESKNAFSELAVVSLKHIKYCANTIIIIYVIGISLLVSQNALHPGIAIIGFTIVFAAFVISLFTAILQELLRNALEIKAENDLTV is encoded by the coding sequence ATGAAACGAGGAACAACAACTTCTTTAAAGCTGGCTATTTTTATTATTGGGATTATTAGTCTAGCCTTGTGTATATTTTTTCTGCCAGGGCTTTCAAGAGAAGCAGCAAAGATAAATCCAGAGTATGCTCATTTGAGATTACCTGTTCTTCTAGGATTGTATATTACTGTGATACCGTTTTTCCTTGCGCTGTATCAAGCTTTTAAGTTATTAGGTTATATTGAAAGTAAAAATGCTTTTTCAGAATTAGCTGTAGTCTCCTTAAAACATATTAAGTACTGCGCAAATACAATAATTATCATATATGTGATAGGGATTTCTTTGCTTGTATCACAGAATGCTTTACATCCAGGAATAGCAATCATTGGATTTACAATCGTTTTTGCGGCTTTTGTCATCTCACTCTTTACCGCAATTCTTCAGGAACTATTAAGAAATGCATTGGAAATAAAAGCAGAAAATGATTTGACAGTTTGA
- a CDS encoding helix-turn-helix transcriptional regulator produces the protein MAIIINIDVMLAKRKMSVTELSERVGITMANLSILKNGKAKAIKISTLDAICKALDCQPGEILEYRSDIDT, from the coding sequence ATGGCTATTATTATCAATATAGATGTGATGTTAGCAAAAAGAAAAATGAGCGTCACAGAACTTTCAGAGAGAGTCGGAATAACAATGGCTAACCTTTCAATACTGAAAAATGGAAAGGCAAAAGCCATTAAAATATCAACTTTAGATGCCATTTGTAAAGCATTAGATTGTCAACCAGGTGAAATTCTAGAATACAGAAGTGACATTGACACTTAA
- a CDS encoding histidine phosphatase family protein: MITNLYFVRHAHSKYSPDEMGRALSDQGLVNAEKITEILKNENIDRVISSPYKRAIQTVEGVAEYIGQEVEIVHDFKERKLSAKPLVNFQFAVTRVWEDDSFSLEGGESNIRAKARGVKATLNVLEKYEGENIAIGTHGNLMVLIMNYFDKQFGFHFWKELDMPDIYKLTFDKTKILEVNRIWKITSCS; the protein is encoded by the coding sequence TTGATTACTAATTTGTACTTTGTACGCCATGCTCATTCTAAATATTCCCCTGATGAAATGGGAAGAGCTTTGTCAGATCAAGGCTTGGTGAATGCAGAAAAAATTACGGAAATACTAAAAAACGAGAATATTGATCGAGTCATTTCAAGTCCCTACAAGAGAGCAATCCAAACAGTCGAAGGTGTAGCTGAATATATTGGTCAAGAGGTTGAGATTGTCCATGATTTTAAAGAAAGGAAATTGTCCGCAAAACCTTTAGTCAACTTCCAATTTGCTGTTACAAGAGTTTGGGAAGATGATAGTTTCTCTTTGGAAGGTGGAGAGTCTAATATTCGGGCCAAAGCAAGAGGAGTAAAGGCTACTTTAAACGTTTTAGAAAAGTATGAAGGTGAAAATATTGCTATAGGAACACATGGCAATTTGATGGTTTTAATCATGAATTATTTCGATAAGCAATTTGGTTTTCATTTTTGGAAAGAACTAGATATGCCAGATATATATAAATTAACTTTTGATAAAACAAAGATTTTAGAAGTTAATAGAATATGGAAAATTACTAGCTGCTCTTGA
- a CDS encoding DinB family protein, which yields MKRKNLMVVPLPDFEPEIGRWIWCLEDVRRTILERISGLSQSDLDTKLHGGHSIGSLLYHIALIEADWFYEEVLGGEWNPKIRLLFPQEDRNNDNTLTNIEGQDLDEHLNRLKSVRDELLTHFRSMDLQDWRKPRSLKHYDVTPEWVIYHLIEHESHHRGQIFQILSILKNK from the coding sequence ATGAAGAGAAAAAATTTAATGGTAGTTCCTTTACCAGATTTTGAACCAGAGATTGGAAGATGGATCTGGTGTTTAGAAGACGTTAGGCGAACTATTTTAGAGAGAATATCAGGACTAAGTCAGTCTGATCTTGATACAAAACTTCATGGAGGGCATTCAATCGGATCATTGTTATATCACATCGCTTTGATTGAGGCGGACTGGTTCTATGAAGAAGTTCTTGGTGGTGAGTGGAACCCCAAGATTCGTTTGTTATTTCCTCAAGAAGACCGTAATAACGATAACACCTTGACAAATATTGAGGGACAGGATCTAGATGAACATTTAAATCGTCTAAAATCTGTACGAGATGAATTACTTACCCATTTTCGATCAATGGATTTACAGGATTGGCGTAAGCCAAGGAGTCTTAAGCACTATGATGTAACACCTGAGTGGGTGATCTACCATCTAATTGAACACGAATCACATCATAGGGGACAAATATTTCAAATTCTTTCAATTTTAAAAAATAAATGA
- a CDS encoding AraC family transcriptional regulator, translating to MDWLERMNNALDYIENHLDEELDYKKIAQVAFCSEYHFSRMFSAISGISLSEYIRRRRLTLAAFEIQKSDIRIIDLAMKYGYDSADSFSRAFQKTLGLKPSDARNKGVQLKAFPRISFQISIKGDTEMEYRIENIDFELRIIGKSKLVKTGRAFKTIPTLWNSAKKDGFMQKLIDMSWENPKCTLESLLGVCGNEAAITEDEFAYFMGVRYDGEPPSDMETLIIPPSTWAVFPNIVEAWKRLYSEWVPTSGYELANLPCIECYYGPKHKPRHELWVPVIPK from the coding sequence ATGGATTGGCTAGAGAGAATGAATAACGCATTGGATTACATTGAAAATCATCTTGATGAAGAGTTAGATTATAAAAAGATTGCACAGGTCGCTTTTTGTTCGGAATATCATTTTTCAAGGATGTTTTCAGCTATTTCAGGGATATCACTCTCAGAATATATTAGACGTAGGCGATTAACACTTGCTGCGTTTGAAATTCAAAAAAGTGATATTAGGATTATCGACCTGGCAATGAAATATGGATATGACTCTGCCGACTCATTTTCACGTGCTTTTCAAAAAACACTTGGATTAAAACCCTCTGATGCTCGCAATAAAGGGGTTCAATTAAAAGCCTTTCCAAGAATCTCCTTTCAAATTTCAATTAAAGGAGACACTGAAATGGAGTATAGAATTGAGAATATTGATTTTGAATTAAGAATAATAGGGAAGAGTAAGCTTGTAAAAACAGGTAGAGCATTTAAAACAATTCCTACGCTTTGGAACAGTGCAAAAAAAGATGGATTTATGCAAAAGTTAATTGATATGTCATGGGAAAATCCAAAATGTACACTTGAAAGCCTCTTGGGCGTTTGTGGAAATGAAGCAGCCATAACAGAGGATGAATTTGCTTATTTTATGGGGGTACGATATGATGGGGAGCCTCCAAGTGATATGGAAACACTTATTATTCCTCCAAGTACATGGGCAGTTTTTCCGAATATTGTAGAGGCATGGAAACGTTTATATTCAGAATGGGTTCCGACATCTGGTTATGAACTGGCTAATTTACCATGTATCGAATGTTATTACGGACCAAAGCATAAACCAAGACATGAACTATGGGTTCCTGTTATACCTAAATAA
- a CDS encoding DUF3951 domain-containing protein, with protein MIMLMSLTLLFSVLVVCIIGIIAYKIIKNRTLPDNNYTPFDYITAQTVEFHEEKEEEIKQGDDKGKRER; from the coding sequence ATGATAATGTTAATGTCATTAACTTTATTATTTTCGGTTCTAGTAGTTTGCATAATTGGAATAATTGCTTACAAAATAATAAAAAATAGAACACTTCCGGATAATAACTACACTCCATTCGATTATATTACTGCACAAACAGTTGAATTTCATGAAGAAAAGGAAGAGGAAATCAAACAAGGTGATGATAAGGGGAAAAGGGAGCGTTAA
- a CDS encoding DMT family transporter, with product MTIFMYIFCLIVWGLNFIAVKIQGTPVSLELSLTYRLVMTAFLFLILVWFLRPRGMPTRKDIPFVIVFGVCNFALSYLCLYYATILSSAAIVTLVFSLKVILTPITLWIFLKEKLHSRVLVGGIFGVLGVCILIYPNLNNFQGSNDIKGIMVAILGTLLTAVGDASSARNASHKVNPIYANAIGFTVGSILMGVIVLFQGQEFIFPTSFSYLFMLLYLTLVASFVAWLFYLKLVEKIGGARSGYMVALFPVIGGIASVLIGESDSSSYLFAGCFSSCIGAAIALGFRTRKQVAKLPLKRVN from the coding sequence ATGACAATATTTATGTACATATTTTGTTTGATTGTATGGGGACTCAACTTTATTGCAGTAAAAATTCAAGGAACTCCTGTCAGCTTAGAATTATCCTTAACTTATCGTCTTGTTATGACAGCCTTTTTATTTTTGATTCTTGTTTGGTTCCTTCGACCAAGAGGGATGCCAACAAGAAAAGATATCCCATTTGTAATAGTTTTTGGTGTATGTAACTTTGCATTAAGCTATTTATGCCTTTATTACGCCACAATTTTGAGTTCTGCAGCAATCGTAACATTGGTTTTTTCATTAAAGGTGATTTTGACCCCGATTACCCTTTGGATTTTTTTAAAAGAGAAGTTACATTCACGCGTTTTGGTTGGGGGGATTTTTGGTGTATTAGGCGTATGTATTCTCATCTATCCGAATTTGAACAACTTTCAAGGGTCCAATGACATAAAAGGAATTATGGTTGCGATCTTAGGTACGCTTCTTACAGCAGTAGGTGATGCCAGCTCGGCACGAAATGCAAGTCACAAGGTGAATCCTATCTATGCAAATGCCATTGGATTTACAGTGGGCAGTATATTGATGGGAGTAATTGTATTATTTCAAGGACAAGAATTTATATTTCCAACATCGTTTTCATATTTATTTATGTTGCTATATTTAACTCTGGTTGCTTCATTTGTAGCATGGTTATTCTATTTGAAGCTTGTAGAAAAAATTGGAGGAGCTCGAAGTGGCTATATGGTTGCACTTTTCCCGGTAATTGGAGGAATAGCTTCCGTTTTAATCGGTGAGTCAGACTCATCATCGTATTTGTTTGCTGGTTGTTTTTCTAGCTGTATTGGCGCTGCTATCGCATTAGGGTTTAGAACTCGGAAGCAAGTTGCGAAATTACCTCTAAAAAGAGTTAATTAA